The DNA window GCCAACTATTAAAGCTGAATGACATACACAGGTTTTAGTGTAACATGCTGCCTTTCAGTTATTTCACACAATGTCCAACTATATTCTGCACGTATTCCAACTTCATGGTTCTACAGTAAAAGAGTTCAGATGCTGGACTCGCCTGCCTGCCCTCCAGATGTGTCACTGTGAAGCAAAAACCGCAATAATAGAGGCCAGAACTGTTAAGCTTGCTGTAACCCTACAGTTAGGTTCATAAATGTTGGAACAATGGTAAGTTTTGGGGTATTTGGCCTTTGTCCACAAGCacattgaatttgaaatgaGACACTCAAGATGTGAGCGAAGGCAGGACTTTCAGCTCTACTTCAAGTGTGGCATGAACCTTCAGGAATTTTCATATACACACCCCCACTTCCGCTGGCTCATTACCAACGGAACAAACAACCACGATCACAAACATAATTATTGCCTTTAATACTCGGATGAAAATCCTTTGTAGTCACTGCCTGAAGTCTGGAACCCATGGACATGATAAAATGATCAGTGTCCTCAGGCATTTAATGCAGCTGTCCTCAGTGGCTGTTTGGTTGTGACTCTTTCTACCTTCAGTCTTTGCAAAGCTGCCTTTTGGAGGTGAGATCATGTGACTGTGACTGGACCAGTGGAGAATATCTCATTAGTTTGCATTGAAAAGCTCTTGGGCAGCATTCCCTGTATGTTTTGGGTTAGTATCCACCTGCAATATGAAGCAGTGTCCTCTCGGTCTTGCAGCATTGCAGCTCGGTCTTGCATTTGGCTGAATCTGAGCAGAGTGGGCTACTGTACTCTTCAGAATTCATCCTGCTACAGTCATCAGCAGTGGACAGCAGTAACCCAGATCCATAGGCAGAATCGCTTCTATGTCCAGTCCCTTTGCGTTATGTGCTAACGCTTCGGCGATTGATGGTCGGCGCTTAAACTCGgatgcttaaaaaacaaacaaacaaattaggaaatcataataataacaatattatatatctctctctctatatatataaaatatatataaaatataaaatatatatttttataaagtgtcactgggtggtggatggtacaacggGACCTTTCCACAGAAGACCAGGGTTTGACCCTAGTGTGTGCtgatgtcactgtttgtagcatttcgTTTTCGTGCATCTTAACCTCACCCTGACATTaatttctctaaccctaacacagtttttgtgtgtatataaagtcgttGGTGAggctcctggagcatccaacACTGACGACAAAGGGGACCAGTGGCTTCAACATGATATGTAACAAACATAAGGACGTGAAGATCGGTGCAATGTGACACCTTAAGAAGTGTCATTATCTAACACTGAGATGAGAACGTGTTGCAAATACCTCTGTCTCATGCTTCTcttaaatgtgttgctggcatctaATTCAAAAGGAGCAAACGTTTGTTTACaatcaaaaacatgtttcaaatgattagaaaataaagtcattcactttgtatttacatttacatacactgCGTCCGAACTTTTCTGGCAAAAAAAGGTTTGTAAATCTCCTTTCACCTAACTCAGAGCAAGACACTTAAAACTCTTCCTTTAAAGTTCAAAAACTCAAATGCTTCCTCTTTAACCAGCCTTGGCCTTGCTGAGATTTGACGAAATGAAGCGAAAAGCGTCCTGTCGGGACCCGGTtctcagtgacacacacacaatagtgAACCTCAAACTAATGCACAGCAAACACTTAGCTGAAGGACATTTCTGCCATGATTTCCTGAAGACATGAACACAGACCTTTCCTCGTTCTGTTGGCAGGCTTCCCCACTGTGGGAATCTTGACCACTTCTCATATAGTTTGGACGATAATAAAACTATTAGTCTTTGACATGACAAGCTGGTATTAAAAAATAGCAGCACTTCTGTGTGGCTATCTTGAGAGAAGTTGCAGGACATTTTCTCATGGCACTTTCCACTGTGGGAGGCTGTGGAAGATACCCACCATCTGCACTTGCTTGAAAACCCCTCCTCTATAAAGAGGGAAGAAGAAATGTTGGATTGGCTTCATCCATCACATCCGAGTGTCATCTGACAAGAGGCTCACGAGAACGTGCACCACTGACTGTGTTGCGCATATGGAAGGCCCGGATAACACTTAATATAACTTCAGTGGAAGCTGATGGATTTGGCATGAGACAGTCTAATTGCAACATCATTCTCTTTGACGGCAGGGGGCTGATTTCCCCTTTCTGCACTACTActgaagaaaagagacagaattTGACAGAATTCGAAAAAGAAACGTTTTGTGCAACTAGAGAaccagagacaaaaaaaaaacccaaatacgCCGTTTGTCAAACAAATGTGCTGCACGTTAATTACGACATAATTCTGAGGTTGAGCACAGTTTGCAGTATAATCCAAGCTGCACATCGCTGGTCTTTAATTGTAAAAGGCACCAGAAAAGCAGCCAACTCATAAACATGAGTCAAAATCGCCGGACACCGACGCACGCAGGGTGACGCGCGCAgcgtttctctctctctctctctctctctcactcccgcCGCAGTCGTGCGTCCTGCCGTTCTGTCTCTTCGCGTGGGACTCTGTGCCAGTTGCTTCCCTGTTGGACGCAGCGCACTCTGAGCGCACACCGGCtttcccccacccccaccccccacccccacaacCCCTCCTTCTAGACGCCGTTATCCAAAGTTTTATTTACTAAAACGAAATCTTTTGGGAGATAAAAATGACTTGAGACATGTAGAAGAGTCACTAACTCTATTGAGGGCTGCGAGTGGGCGGCTGAACGCCAGCGCCGTGCGTAACACGAGGGGAAGCAGGTGGATGGAGACGCTGGTCGGATGCAGCTTTCCAACAGGGCAGCGCCGCGTCGCAGCGGCAGGACTTCAGATTTTCTGCTGGTGGACACTGTCACGACGGGCTTGATGTGAGGACCAAGTTTTCAATTAAAAAGTAAGTAGTGACACTGAAAGTAGACTGAGACGTTTTTGTAGGTGTTGACATTTCTCTTAAACAATTTCTTGCTTTCGCGCTCGTAACTAAATACTtagatttatttctatttaagtTGCACCTGAATTAAGTATCTCACGCTCGGTGCCCTGTGTTACCTTCAGATAGATGTGGGAAAGGTTTTTCTACTGCGAGCTAAATTATGGTGCAGCAGTAATTAAGTTATTTTGGCACAAATGGACAGAAACGCAGCTCAGACGCggagacggggggggggggggttagttATGACCTAccatttgaaataattaaagGTTAGATGTGTACTTCTTCATTTCagagaagcaaacaaaaaaaaaaaaaggaaacaggtgCAAACCTATAGGAGAAACACGTGTAATGGTCCTGCTCACTTTTCATTAAGTTGTTTCCACTTTGCTGCGAATGAAACTGGACTTTTATCACATGCAGTCTGCAGGTTATTGTGAGGCTGCATCAAGGCAGACAACCGCTGATCGCCTGGCTAAAATAAGGCTTCCGACAACCTCCTCTGCAATCTGTGTCTTCCTCTGAATCTCTAATCAGAGTTCCCCTTTCCCCTTTTAATAGAGCATTAAATCCCCATTTACAGGCAATAATACAATTATCCTGCTATATAATTTAACTAGACACTCTTAGCAAAAAATGCTGAAACTCATACAGCAATTAGCCTTGTGCCTCCTGACAAGACACTGTAACAATCCTTTCAGCAGTATCTGTATTATTAGTGCACATTGCCTTTGCTCACACATTCAGCGAAACACACTCCCACTGTCTGCCTATAATGAGGTTCCACTCATAATGTTTATGAGGCCCATAGACATTTTTTTGATCTCACAATTTTGCACTTAAGTAATAATCCTTAGATGTTTTAGGAAATCTACAcgatttttttacatttatcataTTCAATTCATACACCAACAATATAGACCAAAACGTTCTATTTAAATAGGAATAGGAGTTGGTATAGTTACGGTGGCGTAGTCTGCCATCCATGCTCTACTGTAACCACAGGTTCCCTCATTTGCACAGTTGTCTGAGTCTGGTATTATTGTAATAAGCCAATCTGAAAGTACATGAACGCCAATAGTTTTAGAGATACATTGGGTACGAGGTGCTAAAATGGGTTGACAAAcctaatttatcttttaaaaagtgCCTCATTACCTTGTGGTTGTCTCACTAATGGCTTGGCAGAATAAATATATGAACATTCTACATATCCCTTGATGCTCTGGTAAATTGTGaggaacattttataaaataaatcattctcGATGTAGTTTCAAACGAGGAAAAGACGGAGTACATACAAACAGCAGTAGCGTGCACACACAGGCGCAGTATGTTAGGAGTATTTGTACAAAACCTTCTGTCTCATCGCTCATTAGCATAAAGTGGACTTTACAAAGTGGACCAACATGTGCTGACCTCATGTAATTCAGGTAAATTGTGAAAGCAAGAGCCCGGCTGATGTCACAACAGGGAAAGAGTGAGCGATTGTGCCACAGTGTCAGAGCTGTTTGTCCCCAAGATCAATTGAATAAACATTTGCCTTCAGCTGTGCCCTCGTCCGTCTCTCGCTCTGGCGTATTTGCATGTATTCATCTAGTGGGGGGAGGCATGCATACCCACAAACACCACACACCTGACCTGGGTTCAGCGTAGTGTTGGAGGATTTACAGATCACAGAGGTAAGAAAAGGACAGAAGACCAGATAAGACTCCGCAGAGATTCTGAACCCATGTTGGATGTGTCCATGTgagaatgtaatgtaatatgaaTCTGAAGTAGTAGTCGTGATGGGTTTTGTAGACACCCTCGCTGatgtattcagtgtgtgtgtgtgtgtgtgtgtgtgtgcaaatccGTGTCATGACCTAATAGTGAGGGGAAAAACAGTTTTGGATAATATTGAGCAATGTCACAGCTCCAGGACTTTGGGTTTGCATCTCATCTATGACTcttacagtttttttcctcaaataaaGGAGAAATGGctaaaggttgttttttttaaaaaaaactcttctttTCCATGTGCAATCTGCCAAATGCTTGCTGCGTGGGGAATAAGTAGTATTGAGGATATTCAAAGAGAGGAAGAACTAAACATGCATACTAAATACTTGGAGGGAAGGTGTTATATATAATTCTACTCTgattaaaagcagaaaagcagcCTTGCAACTGTTGCCATGGATCTTAGGGAAGTATTATTATATGTGCAtggaaatattttctgtttctcagcCAAACTCACGGATACTTCaccatgttgtttttctctccataGATTCCTCTTGCTCTTTCAGTGTCTCCTAACAGCTGGGAATTGTTATTTGTGGTTCTTCATGCATTCAAATCCTCAGAAGACCCAAGCTACTAGACCCCTTTTCTTGTCTTAGAACATAACCCCTGAAGGACCTTTGCCCTCATTTCCATAGCAATTTCTTAAAATAACAGTAACCCAGAAGCCATTAACTATTACCTAAGACCCTTAACACCTGCGATCTCCAAACATCTCCACGCCTTATCCCTCACCTTCTTCAGATGATTGGAAGCACTTGAATCCTAAGTCATCATGGCCTTAGATCAGTGGCCCTTCCTTTTAACATCCCCTAACACCTCCATCCCTGAGACCTTCATGTATGACAGCTACATCCAAGGAAATGAGTCGGACCTGGGCTTGAACATCTCCAAAGCCAGGGAGCAAGAACACCAGGACAAGACGAGCTCTGTGGTCATCACCTGCATCTACTTCATAGTGTGTGCCGTGGGGCTCTGCGGAAACACGCTGGTCATCTACGTTATCCTGCGTTATGCTAaaatgaagacagtgaccaACATCTACATCTTGAACCTGGCGGTGGCAGATGTTCTGTGCATGATGAGCCTGCCGTTCATCGCCCTGCAGCTGGCACTAGTGCACTGGCCATTTGGAGAGGTGCTGTGCAGAATGATTATGAGTGTAGGTGGGTGTTGAAAAAAAATGGCTACTTGTGCACTTCAGAGTTTTACTTTACAATGAAGAACTTTTGAGTTGCTCGGTTATCCTCGAACCAAGTATGTCCTATGATTGCTATTGgaagaaaacatgtaaaaatatacaaaactttacttttttatgatGATGATAGTAAGACTTGAAAGATAAGTTCATTTCATAATTATCCACAAtcatatatacagtagattATAGAAATGCTTAAACCAATGAGCCACACTGAGTccgtcagcctgcagcctggattagcctgtttttctttttttctattgtcaAAAAACTTCGAAAAACACCAGttagacacactgctccactagATGGCATACTTCTTCATTCTGTGATCTGAACATTCGCCCAAGCCTGAAGTGCAGTTGATATAATCATTCACATGTTTTATAATGAAGaaatttgtgaatttatttttaataatatttggaCAACAACAGTTGTGGCACAGACGATAAGCAAATCCAGGCTGCTGGCTGATAGAGAATTAACGAGTGTTGAAGAGGTTCATTGTAGGCTCCAGTGTCTGCATAATGATTGTGGACAGTACCATTCTTTTAGAAAGTGAAGGAAATTCTTTAGGATGCaacttaaaatacattaatttaaaatcttgGGATagaagtttgacattttgagaaatacAAGAACagtaatgctgttttttttttatataaagctACAGACAGGAGGATGTTGGCTTATTGCattgtaaacatatttaaagctcactaattaactaattgtatttatttttgttttgtttgtccaaaacccaaaaatgttaaaaaagttaTTGTGGCTTTCATGGGGTTATAGCAAATTGTAACATCTTAACGTGGCCTGGCTAACAGTTTCCCGATTCCCAGTCTTAAACTAATGTTAGCAATCCATCTCTGTCTTATTTAATCCAACATAAATAAGTGTAGGAACTTAtcaaatttcaaaagaaactgaaCAAACTATTTGAAAAAGCTACCATGTCACTTTAAGTCTGCTTTTTGTTTAATCACCATATTATCAGTATTAGTGATTAGTaattattaatgaattaataTGACCTCAACTTACCGTCTTTACTTTCTCGACTCCTCCGcctcctttctcctctcccAGACTCTCTTAATCAGTTTACCAGCATCTTCTGTTTGATGGTGATGAGCATCGATCGATACCTAGCAGTGGTCCACCCAATTAAGTCCACAAAATGGCGGAAGCCCCGTGTCGCCAAGCTGATTAATCTGACAGTCTGGGGTATGTCGCTGTTAGTGATCCTACCAACTATGATCTTCAGTGGCTTAGACAAGGTCCCTGTTTGTGGTATCATGTGGCCAGAGCCCCAGGACTTCTATTGCAGAGCCTTCATTTTCTACACCTTCTTCATCGGATTCTTCCTGCCTCTGACAGTCATATGTCTGTGCTACCTGCTCATTATAGTCAAGGTAAAAGTTTACCACTCCATGTGTACTATGTGTACTATCTGAACAATGACAATGAgtctattgtattttttataattttgtacGAAACCCCAACCTTTGCCAAGAATGTTTAAGTATTTTAGCCACTCGAGTCATGTTTCATagttcaatttaaaatgtcaccaTCCATAAGGGTGACTGTGTTCAACACTGGTGATGACTGAATGACAAGTTACTCCTTtaatatgtgtctgtgtcccACAGGTGATACAGTGTCCTTGTGTGCTTGAGAGGTTTAAAACTGTGgacatttcttccctttgcCAGGTGAAGTCGTCCGGCCTAAGAGTGGGTTCGACCAAACGCAAGCGATCAGAGCGTAAAGTGACCCGGATGGTGTCCATCGTTGTGGCAGTGTTCGTCCTCTGCTGGCTGCCTTTCTACATTTTTAACGTCACGTCTGTTACCAGCATCATCAACCCCACCTCTGCTGTAAAGAGCACCTTCGACTTTGTGGTAGTGCTCGGCTATGCCAACAGCTGTGCCAACCCCATCCTGTACGCGTTCCTTTCGGACAACTTCAAGAAGAGCTTTCAGAATGTTCTCTGCCTGAAAAAGGTGGCAGGCCTGGATGAGGTAGAGCGCAGCGACAGCAGGGCAGACAGGAGCAGGATGGTTAATGATGCTGTAATCATCAATGCCAACTTGGAGACTCACAGCGCTGCCCTGCTTAATGGGGAACTGCAGACCAGTATCTGAGGGTAAAGGAGTCACATCCAGAGAGGCCAGAAAGATGGAACGGAAGTGCTTGGGGCTTCCAGACTGATGGGCTGCCAGAGCACTGGTTTGTGACCTTTGCTCAAAGATGTGGGGGCAGAAGGATGATGTAATAGCTGTTGCTCATGGACATTAACATATGAACAAAGTCCAGAGAAAAATCAACAATATCTTCAAGGTTTTCAGAGGCTGTGGAAAGTACCCTGACTCCAGCTCAAAACTCTTACTATTAGGGTTAATGAGGTCACTTGAGGCAGAGTATAAATATATCTGACTTAGATGAGCTTTGATAATCTAAAGGCTTCTAAGGGGTTGTTAGACTTACAGAGAGGACCAGAAAGAAGCCACAGGGTTGGAGATTGGACTGATACAAACCACTGGAGAAATACTGGAGAGTATCAATATGCTCCTTAATGGAGCTTTCCAGAGTTAAGGTTTAGGGCTGAGCTGTCTGAATGGTGAAGTACTGCGGAAGAAGTTGACCAAATAGTTCATTGGGAAACAGCCAGCACTCAAGTTAGAAACCACAACAGAGAGACGGTTACTTACactgtcatgttttattcatactGGCTGATTAGTCCGGTCTTAAATTATCACCTGGGATTCGAAATGGCGAACCCCCCACAAACACGTCTGATTTACTCACGAACCAAGTTTCCTGTCCACATGGCAACCTGGCATTGCTTCTCCCATAGAGATGTCAATCTGTCAATTGATCTCCAATTTAACATCCTGGATTATTGATCGAGTGGAAGGCTGGGAAAACATCTCCGGAGCTGCCCTTGTTCCCCATACAACAGTTTCACTTTGTATAAATGACTTCCACAGTAAAAGTGCATTGCTGTAAAACGCATCAAGGACAACTCTTAAATCTTCTTTGTCATAGACCATAATATGTACTTTAATACTGTTCCATTGTATACTGGTTTTAACAACAGTCACCTGTGCCCATTTATACTTGTACGATGTTTCAAGAAAATGTTATCCTGAAATCATGACGACATGTGAGCACGGCCCTAAGTATCACATTCGGTCCAGCCAGCATGTGCGTGCAAAAATGCCTACATTTCACAGAAGGCAGGAAAATGTGTCACTTGGTAAAAGGGGGAGTGGGAGATGAGATagcgagagaaagaaaagtaaagctTGTGGACCTACTGTATCTACTGGGTACACAACCCAATTGATACAAAGCTTAAGAGACTGCACTCAGAGGAATAGATGCAAGTGAGAGGAAGAGATCAAGGTGAGTTTGTGGGTGTGGGAGCGTCGAGAAAGAGATACACTGAGACATctgaataattgttttattcCCAATACAACACGTTCAGATGTTCagtcttctgtctcttttttaaGGTTGTCAGCAACTAAACGTATTTGTGAACAGTATTTCCCTGTTGGCACATTTGTAAGTTTGACAGATTTCAAAATGAATGATCCATAATCAATGTCTAGATTAACTTGGCAAATACCTTTGGGATGTCGACAACGAAGTCAATGGGCAGATTAGGGCACAGATGTGCTGCTGGGTTATGTTTTGTACATCTTAAATATACCAACCGATACTCCTTTACAATGAGGTTTGCAATAACCTTACTAATCAAAAACTTATTTAAGAAGTAATCTAAtgcttttcttaattttattcaGACAATGGACTCAACCACAAGTTTAGCTAATAATGTATAACATTAACAACAGTCTTAATATTGTGCTTTAACGcagacatttttgtgattgCTGCTGCCATGATGCCTAATTCTAtgacagcttttttaaaaaaaattgtgtttcagtgtttttatgatgtttctAAATTGCAAGGACGTGCAGACTTGACGGGGCTTCAGTTCACTTAATTGTTCGTGATATCAACAATTTCTGTAAGGACGGTTTAAGACACAAAGTCCTTAAGAAATTAGCTTAAACTGGGCAACTATAACTGTATTTTGTGGAGTATTTGTAAGTATTGCTGTCCATGTCTTGAAGTATCCCCCTGCTTCTtgttgaaaaactcctccagattacatacactggaggtgtttttcaggtCTGATGATGCCATCTGGTTGCTTTGGTTTAGAGTTTGTGGTGCAACCACAAATAATGTTCAAGAATTCAGCAGTAAGCAAAGGCAAGTTCAGTATTCATTTATATACATCTGCACACCAAAGTAGAACCATAGGGAACAAGTTGACAATCTGGGAAGTTGCTCCTTTAATCAAATGACCAAACcatacaaaaatgtacagtCGGACTCGGCAACAACTTGGAATAATGGGAAGATGAAAACTTTGCTAAAATGAAAATTCGTCTTTGGTTTGACAGTAGTTTGAGTTAAATAATAACCTTCCTTTGTGCATTAAAAGACAGACTGGGACCCGGCTGATCCTAAAAGTGACAAACTAACACCTGTGGACTTAATATTACTGTTCAGATTCATCCACAGGTGAGCCTCGTTAGTACATTCCCACCGGAAGCCACGGTTTGCAGAAATGTTAGTCTCCatacttataaaaaaaaatagcttagAAAATCACTAGTAAAGTCAGAACATTTGTGTTCACAGTCACTAACATTGCTGTCTATAGGGCAAATACATGTTAGCAGGCCAACACACTAAACAAAGATAGAGAACAGTATCTACAGTAAATATCTCCATGGTGTTATGCTGATGCTGAGCCTGAGTACAGTGGGCTGTGACTTTAAATGATCAGACGCTGCCGTGTTCCGCTCATAATGACAGAGATACACTTGTAGAACTTGACTGATTCCATACAGGGACTCAAacaaaagacttttattttcactttttttttttttgcaataaccTGTAAAGCTTCTACGTACGGTGACAGAATTAGCTCACATCCATAGTGTTATAATGTTTTTCCAGCAGGGACCTCGTACACTAAGTGCTGCGGGGTCACATCAACGCCAGTGTCAGAGGCCATCAATCAATGCAATCACAAGAGATATGGAAGCAGACAGGGCTTGTCCAGAAAGGCTACTACAGAAAATAACAatgtgtggacacacacacacacacacacacacacagatggtggtTTCCTAGTTGGTAGTGGGCCAacagttttatgtgtgtgataACCACCACCCCCAGAAATGTTTGGACTTAAGTGTAATCATGTAAACTGATTGATCctgtaaaatgcaaaatctTTTGTATGAgttcatttttctgtatttgtggaTATTCTGtcaagcttgtgtgtgtgtgtgtgtgtgtgtgtgtgtgtgtgtgtgtgtcacacagtgAGAAACTCTCACTCATGCTCATGCAGTCTCACCCATTACAGTTGAGGTATTTAGCACTGTCAAGTGCAAGAACTATCGTCTCTCATGATCTACCGTTAATtacttttgctctctctctcgctgtctctctgcctctctatCTAttcctgtctccctctctgtctttcatttgCGTGCACAGGTGGCGAAGAATAATAGCAGCTAACACGCATTTTACGCCCACCCAAACTGAAAAGACCTAAAATGAACTGAACCacgctacaaaaaaaaaaaaaaaaaaaaaaaaaaaaaagacacagtatGACCATCATTGCTGCTGGCAATTTGGACGTACTTAATGTACTTAATGGACCATCTtgatgtttaataaatgttgatgaGGCTGTTTGTGCCAAAAACCAGTGTAAATGTAGCACCATAACGACGGCCGAGGCAATGAGACGGTGCCTgcacttgctgttttttgttttttggttttttttggacATTATGTGACATCGAGATCTGAATATTTCCCTGAAACTacgaaaaaaagtaaaaaaaaaacaaaacaaaaaaaacaacaacagctctTGTTGTGCTCTTTTGAGTGGACATGGGGCCAATGTATAAAGGGCAATTGTCCATGTGTGTGGCGGATTCCTTCCACTGTATAGTGTACAGATTGGAGGCAGAAGCAGGGGAAGGGTAAAACCTCTGCATTCAtgcactctctcttttttccaaaTACAAGTTCATTTGTGAAGGGCTAGAACGTGCACTCGTAAAGATGCACCGTTCACTAATAACTTCGTATTTTTTTTGGTATGCTCTGCTTGTTCTTGCATGGGGAGGGTTGCATATCCCATCTTATGTTTCACCTCACTTACCAAAACCAGTATTGCCCATGTGCTGGGTGTCACTGTTTTGCTTGATATACCCTCtgaaaaagttttactttaggCTCTATTGCAGTTCGTTAACATATTTAGCAACAACACGTAACAGCTGTGTTGCTTTTGAAGTTTATGATCAGCAGCAATTCTGACACATTCTTTAGGTTGAAGTAACTTAcgtgcttgtttctgacaatgtACAGTCATGGATTTGTATGTGATATGTGCCTTGAAATTTAATCGGAAAATAATATGTGTCATGACATCAACGTATAGCAAAACAACATTGTGAACTGTTTCTCCTAAACACCAACCAAAGGCCTTTGTACTGTACAGACATGTTGGCAACCATAACCTAACAGAGATCATTTTTAGGACTATTTCCCCAGCTTCCATAGCTTATGTTCGTGTGGTACTATGTCCGAAGCAGATGTTTATTTGTGACTCTTTATTGTTGGATAAAATATAATGTGATCATTGATTGTAATGGCCAGGCCGCTGTTCTCGTCTCTGCAATTAAAAAGCAGGCCAGTTTCTGCTCCCATGGTCAAAGCTGTGTATTTTGTGTCAGGGGTTGTgcggtgtttgtgtgtgtggactcACTTAGCTAAATACATTGAAATTCCTCTGTGCATTTCCAATGAGAGATCAACAGCCACATACTTCCGACAAGATAGTCAACGTTTAGCCGCCGTCGGAGGTTATAAACTTTGCACGGAA is part of the Channa argus isolate prfri chromosome 20, Channa argus male v1.0, whole genome shotgun sequence genome and encodes:
- the LOC137105551 gene encoding somatostatin receptor type 2-like; its protein translation is MALDQWPFLLTSPNTSIPETFMYDSYIQGNESDLGLNISKAREQEHQDKTSSVVITCIYFIVCAVGLCGNTLVIYVILRYAKMKTVTNIYILNLAVADVLCMMSLPFIALQLALVHWPFGEVLCRMIMSVDSLNQFTSIFCLMVMSIDRYLAVVHPIKSTKWRKPRVAKLINLTVWGMSLLVILPTMIFSGLDKVPVCGIMWPEPQDFYCRAFIFYTFFIGFFLPLTVICLCYLLIIVKVKSSGLRVGSTKRKRSERKVTRMVSIVVAVFVLCWLPFYIFNVTSVTSIINPTSAVKSTFDFVVVLGYANSCANPILYAFLSDNFKKSFQNVLCLKKVAGLDEVERSDSRADRSRMVNDAVIINANLETHSAALLNGELQTSI